A genome region from Carya illinoinensis cultivar Pawnee chromosome 2, C.illinoinensisPawnee_v1, whole genome shotgun sequence includes the following:
- the LOC122297772 gene encoding UDP-galactose/UDP-glucose transporter 4-like: MRIEEQARSLFGISLSDRPKWKQFLICSAGFFFGYLVNGICEEYVYNRLQFSYGWYFTFVQGFVYLFLLYLQGFTPKQMVNPWKTYVKLSAVLMGSHGLTKGSLAFLNYPAQLMFKSTKVLPVMVMGAFIPGLRRKYPLHEYVSAILLVVGLILFTLADAQTSPNFSVIGVIMVSGALIMDSFLGNLQEAIFTMNPETSQTEMLFCSTVVGLPFLIPPMLVTGELFKAWSSCSKHPYVYGVLVFEAMATFIGQVSVLSLIALFGAATTAMVTTARKAVTLLLSYMIFTKPLTEQHGTGLLLIAMGITLKLLPDNKPNKRVSSTSPFSSGAHIAKPASTEHEITEQENVEQDEEKMPLV, from the exons ATGAGGATAGAGGAGCAAGCACGGTCGCTGTTCGGGATTTCGCTCTCAGACCGACCCAAATGGAAACAGTTCCTCATTTGCTCTGCTGGGTTCTTCTTTGGCTATCTTGTCAATGGTATCTGCGAg GAGTACGTGTACAACAGGCTCCAATTCAG ctATGGTTGGTATTTCACATTTGTTCAAGGCTTTGTCTACCTGTTTCTGCTTTATCTCCAAGGCTTCACCCCCAAGCAAATGGTTAACCCATGGAAGACTTATGTGAAACTCTCTGCTGTACTTATGGGCTCCCATGGACTTACCAAAGGGTCCTTGGCTTTCCTGAACTACCCTGCACAGCTTATGTTCAAATCCACAAAG GTTCTCCCAGTCATGGTAATGGGTGCATTCATACCTGGTCTGAGGCGGAAATATCCACTTCACGAATACGTGTCTGCGATACTCTTGGTTGTGGGTTTGATCCTCTTCACCTTAGCTGATGCACAAACTTCTCCAAACTTCAGTGTAATTGGTGTTATAATGGTATCTGGTGCTCTAATCATGGATTCCTTTTTGGGTAATCTGCAAGAAGCAATCTTCACCATGAATCCCGAAACCAGCCAG ACAGAGATGCTGTTTTGCTCAACCGTAGTCGGCCTGCCTTTCTTGATTCCACCAATGCTTGTAACTGGAGAATTATTTAAAGCATGGAGTTCATGCTCAAAG CATCCATACGTTTATGGAGTGCTAGTGTTTGAAGCCATGGCTACATTTATCGGCCAAGTTTCTGTCCTCTCCCTCATTGCCCTCTTTGGTGCTGCCACTACGGCCATG GTGACAACAGCAAGGAAGGCGGTGACATTATTACTTTCATACATGATATTTACAAAGCCATTGACTGAGCAACATGGGACTGGACTTCTGCTGATAGCCATGGGAATCACACTGAAGCTCTTGCCTGATAACAAACCTAACAAGAGGGTCTCCTCCACCTCCCCCTTCTCTTCCGGTGCCCATATTGCGAAGCCTGCTAGCACTGAGCATGAGATAACTGAACAAGAAAATGTAGAACAAGATGAAGAAAAAATGCCTCTGGTCTGA